In Streptomyces sp. NBC_00704, a genomic segment contains:
- the macS gene encoding MacS family sensor histidine kinase: MARREAVLRMSVELPLWRALAGYRVLTMLYAVGFFATAYDGFARPWVAVVYYCVLFVWTLATLPRVANAASCTRRFLAVDLAVALTGIMLTAVADSHERIQSGGPTLPSIWTAGSVLAFAIKGGWRWAAFASTAVAVTNLVERGTPARDTVHNVVLVWVASIAIGYVVEVARASERTLARALEIEAATRERERLARDIHDSVLQVLAMVQRRGAVIGGEAAELGRMAGEQEVALRTLVSGGLVPVSRVSRDAADGAVVYAVDDPAPEEAEPDGPLDLRALLAPFAAARVNLAEPGAPVVLPGPAARELAAAVGAALDNVRRHAGDDARAWILVEEEPDAVIVTVRDDGPGIPQGRLAQAEGEGRLGVAQSIRGRLRDLGGGAELISTPGQGTEVELTVPKEKNVQRGKAGSR, encoded by the coding sequence ATGGCCAGGCGCGAGGCAGTGCTGAGAATGTCGGTCGAGTTGCCGCTGTGGCGTGCGCTCGCCGGCTACCGGGTGCTCACCATGCTGTACGCGGTGGGCTTCTTCGCCACCGCCTACGACGGGTTCGCGCGCCCCTGGGTCGCCGTCGTCTACTACTGCGTCCTGTTCGTGTGGACGCTGGCGACGCTGCCCAGGGTCGCGAACGCGGCGAGCTGCACCAGGCGTTTCCTCGCCGTCGACCTGGCGGTCGCCCTGACCGGCATCATGCTCACCGCCGTCGCGGACAGCCACGAGCGCATCCAGTCGGGCGGGCCGACGCTGCCGTCGATATGGACCGCCGGCTCGGTCCTGGCCTTCGCCATCAAGGGCGGCTGGCGCTGGGCGGCCTTCGCGTCCACGGCCGTCGCGGTGACCAACCTCGTCGAACGCGGCACCCCGGCCCGTGACACCGTGCACAACGTCGTCCTCGTGTGGGTCGCCTCCATCGCCATCGGCTACGTCGTCGAGGTGGCCCGCGCCTCCGAGCGCACCCTCGCCCGCGCCCTGGAGATCGAGGCGGCGACCCGCGAGCGCGAGCGCCTCGCCCGGGACATCCACGACAGCGTGCTACAGGTGCTGGCCATGGTGCAGCGGCGCGGCGCGGTCATCGGCGGCGAGGCGGCCGAGCTGGGCCGGATGGCCGGGGAACAGGAGGTCGCGCTGCGCACGCTGGTCTCCGGCGGCCTCGTGCCCGTCTCCCGGGTCTCGCGGGACGCGGCCGACGGCGCCGTCGTCTACGCCGTCGACGATCCCGCGCCGGAGGAGGCCGAGCCGGACGGCCCGCTCGATCTGCGCGCCCTGCTCGCGCCGTTCGCCGCGGCCCGGGTGAACCTCGCGGAGCCCGGCGCGCCGGTGGTGCTGCCGGGGCCCGCCGCGCGGGAGCTGGCGGCGGCGGTCGGGGCGGCCCTGGACAATGTGCGCAGACACGCCGGCGACGACGCCCGCGCCTGGATCCTGGTGGAGGAGGAGCCCGACGCGGTGATCGTCACCGTGCGGGACGACGGGCCGGGCATCCCGCAGGGGCGGCTCGCGCAGGCCGAGGGCGAGGGCCGGCTCGGCGTGGCCCAGTCGATCCGCGGCCGGCTGCGCGACCTCGGCGGCGGCGCCGAGCTGATCTCGACGCCGGGGCAGGGCACGGAGGTCGAACTGACGGTGCCGAAGGAGAAGAACGTGCAGCGGGGGAAGGCGGGATCACGATGA
- a CDS encoding lysophospholipid acyltransferase family protein, with product MKVAIGGPLKVAFRPWVEGLENIPDEGPAILASNHLSFSDSFFLPAVLDRKVTFIAKAEYFTTPGVKGRLTAAFFKGVGQLPVDRSGGRGAGEAAIRSGMDVLERGELFGIYPEGTRSPDGRLYRGKPGGLARVALATGAPVIPVAMIDTEKIQPPGKVLPKIMRPGIRIGRPLDFSRYQGMDHDRFVLRAVTDEVMYEIMKLSGQEYVDMYATAAKRQIAEAAKAEKEAEKAAKAALAQAEKEQAKKDEERNDDAARNEGTARNDDAARNDDAAQNEDAARSKDEERP from the coding sequence ATGAAGGTCGCTATCGGGGGACCGTTGAAGGTCGCCTTCAGGCCCTGGGTGGAAGGCCTCGAGAACATCCCCGACGAGGGCCCCGCGATCCTGGCGAGCAACCACCTGTCCTTCTCGGACTCGTTCTTCCTGCCCGCGGTCCTGGACCGCAAGGTCACCTTCATCGCGAAGGCGGAGTACTTCACCACGCCCGGGGTGAAGGGCCGGCTGACGGCGGCCTTCTTCAAGGGCGTCGGGCAGCTCCCGGTGGACCGCTCCGGGGGGCGCGGCGCCGGCGAGGCCGCGATCCGCAGCGGCATGGACGTGCTGGAGCGCGGTGAGCTGTTCGGTATCTACCCGGAGGGCACGCGCTCGCCGGACGGGCGGCTCTACCGGGGCAAGCCGGGCGGCCTCGCGCGCGTGGCGCTCGCCACCGGGGCGCCGGTGATCCCGGTCGCGATGATCGACACGGAGAAGATCCAGCCGCCCGGGAAGGTCCTCCCGAAGATCATGCGGCCGGGCATCCGCATCGGCCGGCCGCTGGACTTCAGCCGCTACCAGGGCATGGACCACGACCGCTTCGTGCTGCGCGCCGTGACCGACGAGGTCATGTACGAGATCATGAAGCTCTCCGGCCAGGAGTACGTCGACATGTACGCGACCGCCGCCAAGCGGCAGATCGCGGAGGCGGCGAAGGCCGAGAAGGAAGCGGAGAAGGCCGCGAAGGCGGCTCTCGCGCAGGCCGAGAAGGAACAGGCCAAGAAGGACGAAGAGCGGAACGACGACGCGGCGCGGAACGAGGGCACGGCGCGGAACGACGACGCGGCGCGGAACGACGACGCGGCGCAGAACGAGGACGCGGCGCGGAGCAAGGACGAAGAGCGGCCGTAG
- a CDS encoding alpha/beta hydrolase, with product MPVLPGAEPYRHEGGEVAVLLCHGFTGSPQSLRPWAEHLAGQGLTVSLPLLPGHGTRWQDMALTGWQDWYAAVDRELRALRRRCARVFVAGLSMGGALALRLAARHGEAVDGVVVVNPANKVHGLAARALPVARHVVRTTKGITSDIAKGGVLESGYDRVPLHSAHSLRTFLRLVDGELPQVTQPLLLLHSVHDHVVPPADSARVLSRVSSTDVTEILLEQSYHVATLDHDADRIFEESYAFIARIAPSVGKEGTAVGG from the coding sequence GTGCCGGTCCTTCCTGGAGCCGAGCCGTACCGCCATGAGGGCGGGGAGGTCGCCGTGCTCCTCTGCCATGGCTTCACCGGTTCCCCGCAGTCGCTGCGCCCCTGGGCGGAGCATCTGGCCGGGCAGGGCCTGACCGTCTCGCTGCCGCTGCTGCCCGGGCACGGCACGCGCTGGCAGGACATGGCCCTCACCGGCTGGCAGGACTGGTACGCCGCGGTGGACCGCGAGCTGCGCGCGCTGCGCCGCCGGTGCGCACGGGTGTTCGTGGCCGGTCTGTCCATGGGCGGCGCGCTGGCCCTGCGGCTGGCCGCCCGGCACGGGGAGGCGGTGGACGGGGTCGTCGTCGTCAACCCGGCGAACAAGGTCCACGGTCTGGCCGCCCGCGCCCTCCCGGTGGCCCGCCACGTCGTGCGCACGACGAAGGGGATCACCAGCGACATCGCCAAGGGGGGCGTCCTGGAGAGCGGCTACGACCGGGTGCCGCTGCACTCGGCGCACTCCCTGCGGACCTTCCTGCGGCTGGTGGACGGCGAGCTGCCGCAGGTCACCCAGCCGTTGCTGCTGCTGCACAGCGTCCACGACCACGTGGTGCCGCCCGCCGACTCGGCCCGGGTGCTCAGCCGGGTGTCGTCGACGGACGTGACCGAGATCCTGCTGGAACAGAGCTACCACGTGGCAACGTTGGACCACGATGCGGACCGGATCTTCGAGGAGAGCTACGCGTTCATCGCCCGGATCGCGCCCAGTGTCGGCAAGGAAGGGACGGCCGTAGGTGGCTGA
- a CDS encoding endonuclease/exonuclease/phosphatase family protein, with amino-acid sequence MPTTSPLPNSRTEPDGSAVIRVLSYNVRSLRDDTDALARVITACAPDLVLLQESPIFFRWRKKLARLAAATGQVILTGGGTAAGPAVLCSLRATVERTEDVLLPLTPGRFRRGLATAVVRFGDARVGVVSCHLGLTAAERREQGGMLLDRLAGLGVEHAIAGGDINEGPDGRTFGRLAATLQDCRTAAPWGSEHTFPAHGPDRRIDAIFATKGVRALGCGVPRGLPGVTDADLRAATDHLPVLAAVRVPAAGSSHQAGAGSTP; translated from the coding sequence ATGCCGACGACCTCGCCGCTTCCGAACTCCCGCACCGAGCCCGACGGTTCGGCCGTCATCCGGGTCCTCAGCTACAACGTCCGCTCCCTGCGGGACGACACCGACGCGCTCGCCCGGGTCATCACCGCCTGCGCTCCCGACCTGGTCCTCCTCCAGGAGTCGCCGATCTTCTTCCGCTGGCGCAAGAAGCTGGCCCGGCTCGCCGCGGCCACCGGCCAGGTCATCCTCACCGGCGGCGGCACGGCCGCGGGGCCGGCCGTCCTGTGCTCGCTGCGCGCCACCGTCGAGCGCACCGAGGACGTGCTGCTGCCGCTCACGCCGGGTCGGTTCCGGCGCGGACTGGCCACCGCGGTGGTGCGCTTCGGGGACGCGCGGGTGGGCGTCGTCAGCTGTCATCTCGGGCTGACGGCGGCCGAACGCCGCGAGCAGGGCGGCATGCTCCTCGACCGGCTGGCCGGGCTGGGCGTGGAGCACGCGATCGCGGGCGGCGACATCAACGAAGGGCCCGACGGACGCACCTTCGGACGGCTGGCCGCGACCCTCCAGGACTGCCGCACGGCCGCGCCCTGGGGGAGCGAGCACACGTTCCCCGCCCACGGGCCGGACCGCCGCATCGACGCGATCTTCGCCACGAAGGGCGTGCGGGCACTGGGCTGCGGGGTGCCGCGCGGGCTGCCCGGGGTCACCGACGCCGACCTGCGCGCGGCCACCGACCACCTGCCGGTCCTCGCCGCCGTCAGGGTCCCCGCCGCCGGGTCATCGCATCAGGCCGGCGCGGGCAGCACGCCCTAG